One genomic region from Chloroherpetonaceae bacterium encodes:
- a CDS encoding DNA/RNA non-specific endonuclease: protein MFKRITKIALACLMAFLIASCSDNTLAPVDSVSPGLENGISTNALTTGTVTEGFENGSKTSYASGNVTLTSGVWLLTDALIGTSTSDRFAGTRSVRIVNSGIVRMTFDRISGAGTVSIKHAKYGSDANSSWELWASTNSGTSWVKVGSTVATSSTTLSTATFTANISGTVRFEIRKVSGGSARINIDDITITDYSSGGGSGSGGEIEPNNSTSQAQSLTLPTTFTGFISSASDVDYFRFTGNSGQSVSISLTVPSTVDYDLYLLNASGSVISRSELGTGTRESISSTLSTSGTYYVYVNSYSGSSASSGYSLSVSLSTSGGGWTLPPLPSSVHLYMGNPSNASTTTSTPTNYLMVKSQYTLSYHRDKGIPNWVAWHVDNTWLGSAQRQDDFRNDATLPTGWYQVGGNSYSGSGFDRGHNCPSADRTSTTANNSATFLMTNMIPQSPDNNQGPWANLENYTRTLVAQGNECYVIMGQYGTGGTGSSGFKTTIDGGRVTVPNRVWKVIIVIPAASGDDATRVTNSTRVIAVDMPNSQGIRNNSWGTYRTTVDAIEQASGVDIMSRVSPTIQAVLESKVDNGPTL from the coding sequence ATGTTCAAACGTATAACAAAAATAGCACTTGCCTGCTTAATGGCTTTTTTAATTGCGTCGTGTTCGGATAACACGCTTGCACCCGTTGACTCCGTTAGCCCGGGTTTAGAAAATGGGATTTCAACCAATGCTTTGACAACGGGAACGGTTACGGAAGGTTTTGAAAATGGTTCAAAAACCTCTTACGCTTCAGGTAATGTCACATTGACCTCAGGGGTTTGGCTACTGACCGACGCTTTAATAGGCACAAGCACGAGCGATCGCTTTGCCGGGACGCGTTCAGTGAGAATCGTCAATTCAGGAATTGTTCGGATGACCTTCGACCGCATAAGTGGTGCCGGAACTGTAAGCATCAAACATGCAAAGTATGGATCAGATGCCAATAGCTCTTGGGAATTATGGGCTTCAACAAACAGCGGAACCTCTTGGGTGAAAGTTGGTTCAACGGTTGCTACATCATCAACGACTTTATCTACGGCAACTTTTACGGCCAATATTAGTGGCACAGTCCGTTTTGAAATTAGAAAAGTCTCTGGAGGCTCTGCGAGAATCAATATCGATGATATCACCATTACCGATTATTCAAGCGGCGGCGGAAGCGGTTCCGGCGGAGAAATTGAACCAAATAATTCAACTTCACAAGCACAAAGCCTCACTTTACCAACAACCTTCACCGGATTCATTTCCTCAGCGAGTGATGTTGACTACTTCCGCTTTACCGGAAATAGCGGTCAATCTGTTTCCATTTCGCTCACCGTTCCTTCAACTGTTGATTATGATCTTTATCTTTTGAATGCTTCCGGCTCAGTGATTTCTCGTTCTGAACTTGGAACAGGTACACGTGAATCCATTTCAAGCACACTGTCAACGTCAGGTACTTACTATGTCTATGTCAATTCTTATAGTGGATCAAGTGCAAGCAGCGGGTATTCTTTATCCGTAAGCCTTTCCACTTCAGGTGGTGGTTGGACTCTTCCGCCATTGCCCAGCAGTGTCCATCTTTATATGGGCAATCCATCCAATGCTTCAACAACCACCTCTACGCCAACCAATTATTTGATGGTAAAATCGCAATACACGCTTTCTTATCATCGCGATAAGGGAATTCCGAATTGGGTTGCTTGGCATGTCGATAACACTTGGTTGGGGTCGGCTCAACGTCAAGATGATTTTCGCAACGATGCAACTTTGCCGACGGGATGGTATCAAGTTGGAGGAAATAGCTATAGCGGTTCTGGATTCGACCGTGGTCACAATTGCCCTTCAGCCGATCGTACCAGCACAACGGCCAATAATTCAGCAACGTTTTTAATGACCAACATGATTCCTCAATCGCCGGATAATAATCAAGGCCCTTGGGCAAATTTGGAAAATTATACACGGACATTAGTTGCCCAAGGAAATGAATGTTATGTCATTATGGGTCAGTATGGCACGGGTGGAACAGGTTCATCAGGATTTAAAACCACCATTGATGGAGGACGCGTAACCGTTCCTAATCGCGTATGGAAAGTCATAATTGTGATCCCTGCCGCAAGCGGCGATGATGCAACGCGTGTAACCAACTCGACACGAGTGATAGCCGTGGATATGCCGAATTCGCAAGGAATTAGAAACAACAGTTGGGGAACTTACCGAACAACTGTGGATGCCATTGAACAAGCTTCAGGCGTTGATATCATGTCACGTGTATCGCCAACCATTCAAGCGGTGCTTGAATCAAAAGTCGATAACGGACCTACACTCTAA
- a CDS encoding NADH-quinone oxidoreductase subunit N — protein sequence MDFYLGLPLVFATLWSVLIIVMEAATHKPEVTKWLTVFGFTTVIGISFSGSMEASYAFSEMIRTGLFSNFVITLFALSGLLVVLTSEQYASEKKINYGEFYIIVFIAVVGMMLMGTAANMAILFIGLEMMSLSLYVLAGMLRKDQRSNEAAMKYFLLGSFASAIFLYGIALIYGATGELMFHKILKSIVISSFAGDNMSLFWVGFTLLVVGFLFKVSAVPFHQWTPDVYEGTPTPSSAFMSTGAKSAAFVSLISIILHVAPLLNGNERWTKSIAIVSALTMIVGNFAALVQPNLKRMLAYSSIAHAGYLLAGIVAGTNDSFSGILFYLFIYTLMNIGAFGVVGVLESLGKEPTKDGFIGLSKEHPIFAAVMAVFMLSLAGIPPLAGFVGKYLIFSSLVETGNIWLAVVGVLTSAVSAYYYLKIIVAMYMMDSLSVSSNKIFYPNVAIVLVAVVLVVLGVFPSWAIQLTDAAVKLAVYN from the coding sequence ATGGATTTTTATCTCGGATTGCCATTGGTATTTGCTACCCTTTGGTCAGTTTTAATCATTGTAATGGAAGCGGCAACACATAAACCCGAAGTCACAAAATGGCTTACGGTTTTTGGATTTACTACCGTTATTGGAATTAGCTTTTCGGGTTCGATGGAAGCTTCTTACGCTTTTTCTGAAATGATACGGACTGGTCTGTTCAGTAATTTCGTTATTACGCTCTTCGCACTCTCTGGATTGCTTGTCGTTCTGACTTCAGAGCAATACGCAAGTGAGAAAAAAATCAACTATGGAGAATTTTACATCATTGTATTTATTGCAGTTGTTGGAATGATGTTAATGGGAACTGCTGCAAATATGGCCATTTTGTTTATTGGCCTTGAGATGATGTCGCTCTCTTTGTATGTGCTTGCTGGGATGCTCAGAAAAGATCAGCGATCAAATGAAGCTGCGATGAAGTACTTTCTTTTAGGTTCATTCGCTTCAGCGATTTTTCTCTATGGCATTGCGTTGATTTATGGTGCAACCGGCGAGCTGATGTTTCACAAAATTTTGAAGTCAATTGTAATCTCGTCGTTTGCAGGAGATAATATGAGTCTTTTTTGGGTTGGATTTACACTTTTGGTTGTTGGCTTTTTGTTTAAGGTTTCAGCGGTGCCATTTCATCAATGGACACCTGATGTTTATGAAGGAACACCAACACCATCATCGGCATTTATGTCCACGGGGGCGAAGTCGGCTGCATTTGTTTCCTTGATTTCAATCATCCTTCATGTGGCGCCGCTTCTAAATGGCAATGAGCGTTGGACGAAGTCAATTGCAATTGTTTCGGCACTGACAATGATTGTAGGAAATTTTGCAGCGTTGGTACAGCCAAATTTGAAGCGTATGCTCGCATATTCATCAATTGCTCATGCCGGGTATTTATTGGCGGGAATTGTTGCGGGTACAAATGATTCGTTTAGTGGAATTTTATTTTATCTGTTCATTTACACATTAATGAATATTGGTGCTTTCGGCGTCGTTGGCGTTTTGGAATCATTAGGAAAGGAGCCAACCAAAGATGGATTTATAGGACTTTCGAAGGAGCATCCAATATTTGCTGCTGTGATGGCCGTTTTTATGCTCAGTTTAGCCGGAATTCCCCCGCTTGCAGGATTTGTAGGTAAGTATTTAATTTTTAGTTCACTTGTCGAAACAGGAAATATTTGGCTTGCCGTTGTTGGTGTTTTAACGAGTGCTGTTTCAGCCTATTATTACTTGAAAATCATTGTCGCGATGTATATGATGGATAGTTTAAGTGTTTCTTCAAATAAGATTTTCTACCCAAATGTCGCTATTGTTTTGGTCGCGGTTGTTTTGGTTGTACTCGGTGTATTTCCAAGTTGGGCAATTCAACTAACCGATGCTGCTGTTAAGTTGGCTGTTTATAACTAA
- the cysS gene encoding cysteine--tRNA ligase, producing the protein MSYPEISIYNTLSRKKERFTSQVEGFISMYVCGPTVYGHSHIGHAKSYISFDVMVRLFREVGYRVRYVQNITDVGHLTDNADEGEDKIAAKARAEKLEPIEIAQAYTRSYFDDMDALGVLRADIAPTAAGHIPEQIDLITSLIEKGHAYEVNGSVYFDVTSFAGYGKLSGRVNQEDLESGTRVAVKSEKKNPSDFALWKKADTSHIMRWNSPWGVGFPGWHIECSAMSMRYLGETIDIHGGGLENQFPHHECEIAQSEAATGKPFVRYWIHNNMVTVAGQKMGKSLGNFTTIKDALAKIQPLALRFFVLQSHYRSTLDFTDEALFASKAGYEKLLDTYMRLLTSSSTDRSENLPDDFIVIAEREIMDALCDDFNTPGAIASLFDFSRELNRRIAEGLLTQNEKNRSVALFEKYGGRVLGIIPSEVSSQSSGRNASQETLTKVMALVLDLRKEVRAKKDFATSDFIRDRLKEAGIEVKDTKSGTEWKLS; encoded by the coding sequence ATGTCTTATCCCGAAATTTCGATTTACAATACCTTATCAAGAAAAAAAGAACGCTTCACTTCGCAAGTAGAGGGTTTTATTTCGATGTATGTCTGTGGCCCTACGGTTTATGGTCACTCACATATCGGCCACGCCAAAAGCTACATTTCATTTGATGTAATGGTTCGCTTATTTCGTGAGGTAGGTTATCGGGTTCGATATGTACAAAATATTACTGATGTCGGTCATTTAACCGACAATGCCGATGAAGGTGAAGATAAAATTGCCGCAAAAGCACGGGCTGAAAAATTAGAACCCATTGAAATCGCACAGGCTTACACGCGTTCCTACTTTGACGATATGGATGCATTAGGCGTGCTCAGGGCGGATATCGCCCCTACTGCAGCAGGCCATATTCCAGAGCAAATAGATTTAATCACCTCCTTGATTGAAAAAGGACATGCGTATGAAGTCAATGGCTCCGTTTATTTTGATGTGACTTCATTTGCCGGTTATGGAAAGCTATCTGGCCGTGTCAATCAAGAAGATTTAGAGAGTGGCACTCGCGTTGCGGTGAAATCAGAAAAAAAGAACCCGTCAGACTTTGCTCTTTGGAAAAAGGCCGATACCAGCCATATCATGCGGTGGAATTCACCGTGGGGCGTGGGATTTCCGGGATGGCATATTGAGTGCTCGGCAATGTCAATGCGATACCTTGGAGAAACTATTGATATTCACGGCGGAGGACTTGAAAATCAATTCCCGCATCATGAATGTGAAATTGCCCAATCGGAAGCGGCAACAGGCAAGCCTTTTGTTCGGTATTGGATTCACAACAATATGGTAACAGTGGCCGGTCAAAAAATGGGAAAATCTTTAGGGAATTTTACTACCATCAAAGATGCGCTTGCAAAAATTCAACCCCTCGCGCTTCGATTTTTTGTTTTACAATCTCATTACCGCTCAACACTTGACTTTACTGACGAGGCGCTCTTTGCCTCTAAAGCCGGATATGAAAAGCTCCTTGATACCTATATGCGACTTCTCACCAGCTCTTCAACAGACCGCTCCGAAAACCTTCCCGATGATTTCATCGTGATTGCAGAGCGTGAAATTATGGACGCTCTTTGCGATGACTTTAATACGCCCGGTGCAATTGCTTCGTTATTTGATTTCTCACGAGAACTTAACCGCCGAATTGCCGAAGGATTACTCACACAAAATGAAAAGAACCGTTCAGTCGCTCTTTTTGAAAAATATGGTGGGAGAGTTCTTGGAATTATCCCTTCAGAAGTGTCCTCTCAGAGTTCAGGTCGAAACGCATCTCAGGAAACCTTAACCAAAGTAATGGCTCTTGTTTTGGACTTAAGAAAAGAAGTTCGAGCGAAAAAAGATTTTGCCACAAGCGATTTCATCCGAGATCGATTAAAAGAAGCCGGAATCGAGGTGAAGGATACAAAGTCTGGTACTGAATGGAAGCTTTCTTAA
- a CDS encoding carbohydrate ABC transporter permease: MATVKNPRDVSTAGKVGIYAVLILFSLFSIFPILQVITISLRPGDKLLSTSLEIIPDGATFNSYIAIFRDHPFAKWMLNSMLVSFTVTLVSVALASTAGYAFSRYKFWGRDSGMIILIATQMFPVTMLLLPLFIMLIQLGIYDSYAGLIVAYSATALPFCIWQMKGFYDTIPRSLEESARIDGCSEIQTFWKIVFPLAQPALVITALFSFMSAWSEYLVAAVLVQDPSLFTLPMGLKSFQSDLEVAWGMYSAGAIVVSIPVVILFIALSRFLVSGLTMGGVKE; this comes from the coding sequence ATGGCAACAGTAAAAAATCCTCGGGATGTGTCAACTGCTGGTAAAGTTGGCATTTATGCGGTATTAATTCTATTTAGTTTGTTTTCAATTTTTCCGATCCTTCAAGTGATTACCATTTCACTGAGGCCCGGAGACAAATTACTTTCAACTTCTTTAGAGATTATACCTGATGGTGCAACTTTCAATAGTTACATCGCCATATTTAGAGATCATCCATTTGCAAAATGGATGCTGAATAGCATGCTTGTAAGTTTCACGGTTACTTTGGTCAGCGTAGCTTTGGCATCAACGGCAGGCTATGCGTTCAGCCGTTATAAATTTTGGGGGCGAGATTCGGGGATGATTATTTTGATTGCGACTCAAATGTTTCCTGTGACAATGCTCCTGTTGCCCCTTTTTATTATGCTGATTCAGCTTGGGATTTATGATTCGTATGCTGGGCTTATCGTGGCTTATTCGGCAACAGCGCTACCTTTTTGCATTTGGCAGATGAAAGGCTTTTATGATACAATTCCAAGAAGCCTTGAAGAATCGGCACGAATTGACGGATGTTCTGAAATACAAACCTTTTGGAAAATTGTGTTTCCGCTTGCGCAACCTGCTTTAGTGATAACGGCATTGTTTTCATTTATGTCGGCTTGGAGTGAATATCTCGTTGCGGCAGTGCTAGTTCAAGACCCAAGTCTTTTTACACTGCCAATGGGATTAAAATCATTTCAAAGTGATTTGGAAGTAGCGTGGGGAATGTATTCTGCGGGGGCGATAGTGGTTAGTATCCCGGTAGTGATTTTATTCATTGCGTTGTCGCGCTTTTTAGTAAGCGGATTAACAATGGGTGGTGTGAAAGAATAA
- a CDS encoding HAD-IC family P-type ATPase codes for MNYPVGISLEEVKKRTKEGKTNHSKAQHLKPTTEIILENALNIFNIINLIIIGVLTSVYFATNDFRLVLDSIGILIVVFANTIIAIVQELRTRRILERARILVERKVTVIREGKAYEIEHSEIVQGDVLKIQRGEFAVVDGPLIQSSRLEMDESLLSGENHVVEKEIGASIFSGSFAVSGTGFYEAASIGDESYANKISSLAKEYKFQRTPLQMKIDAIFVWSFALAVLLTLFELIIRNYYGSLNDIEFIRRVATVVITLLPEGLVFFATVVFAKGVYQIMKLGAVVQKLNAIESFSTVTTVCFDKTGTLTENELSIESLFNISKEYSDEEVEKVIGTGASLFSESNPTLEALKKLSFHQSRKFDEIPFNSVRKYSGISFEALGKPFKLILGATEMIAGKSTLTVRERIEEALKNSPSQNSRSIIAVLLPETMEFEEVFKSNQIEFIPLAIITLHNALRHDTKEALELFAQNKIQLKLLSGDHAGSILGTLKEANWVVENDKVITGNELDKIDEDEFKKVVKEKVVFARLSPEQKKRIIRQLNHSERTVMIGDGVNDVPAVKEATLGIAMESGSSITKEIADIVLLNNKFSILPSIFKEGKVIMSTVLSISQLYLTKNLLVLCLEIMTLLFGTIFPLTPRRSGLVSVLGVAIPVYFITLFNKNEIELGTFFERLFKFISVSLVALLGSGFCALEVGKHFFDLSPIEEKMIMVSTYAIICIGNFYYICLNAIPEKRWSIISIGMVLFALYFSLIHLPWKFFPANLINAFYEIEPFRIILWLPILTVSMFFLFLMFTSLNILEANSKS; via the coding sequence ATGAATTACCCAGTTGGGATTAGTTTAGAAGAAGTCAAGAAACGGACGAAAGAAGGAAAAACCAATCATTCGAAAGCCCAGCATCTCAAACCCACTACCGAAATTATTCTTGAAAATGCTTTAAATATTTTCAACATCATCAATCTGATTATCATCGGTGTTTTAACGAGTGTTTATTTCGCAACCAATGATTTTAGACTTGTTTTAGATAGTATTGGAATATTAATTGTTGTTTTTGCAAATACAATCATCGCGATTGTCCAAGAGTTAAGAACCAGAAGAATATTAGAGAGGGCAAGAATACTTGTTGAGAGAAAGGTTACTGTTATCAGAGAAGGAAAGGCGTATGAAATTGAACATTCGGAAATCGTTCAAGGTGATGTATTAAAGATTCAACGAGGTGAATTTGCTGTTGTTGACGGTCCACTGATTCAATCATCCAGATTGGAAATGGATGAATCTTTATTAAGCGGAGAGAATCATGTGGTTGAAAAAGAAATTGGGGCGAGTATTTTCTCAGGAAGTTTTGCGGTGTCAGGAACCGGCTTCTACGAAGCTGCAAGTATTGGTGATGAATCCTACGCGAATAAAATCTCTTCATTAGCAAAGGAATACAAGTTTCAAAGAACCCCATTGCAAATGAAAATAGATGCCATTTTTGTTTGGTCTTTTGCATTGGCTGTGTTGCTTACACTCTTTGAACTTATCATAAGAAATTATTATGGAAGCTTAAATGATATCGAGTTTATTCGGCGTGTCGCAACAGTGGTGATTACGTTGCTTCCTGAAGGGTTAGTTTTTTTTGCGACAGTGGTCTTTGCAAAAGGTGTTTATCAAATTATGAAGTTGGGTGCTGTGGTTCAGAAGCTCAACGCGATTGAATCCTTCTCAACCGTAACAACCGTTTGTTTTGATAAAACAGGAACCTTGACTGAAAATGAACTTTCGATAGAATCGTTATTCAATATTTCAAAAGAGTACTCCGATGAAGAAGTCGAAAAAGTAATTGGTACCGGGGCAAGTTTATTTTCAGAGTCGAACCCAACTTTAGAAGCGCTCAAAAAACTCTCGTTTCATCAATCAAGAAAATTCGATGAAATACCCTTCAATTCTGTGCGAAAGTATTCCGGCATTTCGTTTGAAGCTTTAGGAAAGCCATTTAAGCTCATTTTAGGGGCTACTGAAATGATTGCCGGTAAATCAACACTCACGGTGCGTGAAAGAATAGAAGAAGCCCTAAAAAATAGCCCTTCACAAAATTCAAGAAGCATTATCGCGGTTCTTTTACCTGAAACAATGGAGTTTGAAGAGGTTTTCAAATCTAATCAAATCGAGTTTATCCCATTAGCCATTATCACTTTACACAATGCATTGCGTCATGATACAAAAGAAGCACTTGAGCTTTTTGCTCAAAACAAGATTCAATTGAAATTGCTTTCGGGGGATCATGCTGGCTCTATATTAGGAACCCTAAAGGAAGCCAATTGGGTGGTTGAAAATGACAAAGTAATAACAGGGAATGAATTGGATAAAATCGATGAAGATGAATTCAAGAAGGTAGTGAAAGAAAAGGTTGTGTTTGCGCGGCTAAGCCCTGAACAGAAAAAGCGAATTATTCGGCAACTCAATCATAGCGAAAGAACGGTGATGATTGGCGATGGGGTCAATGATGTACCGGCGGTAAAGGAAGCAACGCTGGGAATTGCGATGGAATCCGGCAGCAGCATTACAAAGGAAATCGCGGATATTGTTCTTTTGAACAACAAGTTTTCAATACTGCCAAGCATCTTCAAAGAAGGTAAAGTCATTATGAGCACGGTTCTCTCAATTTCTCAATTATACCTTACAAAAAACCTGTTGGTGCTTTGTTTAGAAATCATGACTCTTTTATTCGGGACAATATTTCCACTTACGCCGCGACGGTCAGGGTTGGTGAGCGTTTTAGGTGTTGCGATTCCGGTTTACTTTATTACGCTCTTCAATAAGAATGAAATTGAATTAGGTACATTTTTTGAAAGGCTTTTTAAGTTTATTAGTGTTTCCTTGGTGGCGCTCTTAGGGAGTGGGTTTTGTGCTCTTGAAGTAGGGAAACATTTTTTTGACCTGAGTCCAATTGAAGAGAAAATGATTATGGTGAGTACTTACGCCATTATTTGCATCGGGAATTTTTATTACATCTGTTTGAATGCAATTCCGGAAAAACGATGGAGTATCATTTCAATTGGGATGGTGCTTTTCGCACTCTATTTTAGCTTGATACATCTTCCGTGGAAATTCTTCCCCGCTAATCTCATTAATGCTTTCTACGAAATTGAGCCTTTTCGAATCATCCTTTGGTTACCCATTTTAACAGTTTCGATGTTCTTCTTATTTCTGATGTTCACCAGTCTAAATATTTTAGAAGCGAACTCAAAATCATAA
- a CDS encoding NADH-quinone oxidoreductase subunit M, which yields MSRFLLSQIIAAPLFLSLLLFLLPKNQKNSSARFVALMISLVPLVMTLILVIAFEPAGGFQFVDEGLYHWLGERTDIKYLIGLDGSSMLLFLFSTIVFPLVILGSWEEGKDKPREFFFFLLFLETAVLGIFASLDLFLFYMFWEAMLIPMYFLIGIWGNDKREKTALQFILFMLTSSLLMLIGIIYLGYLGGLQNEGIFTTDYRKLQGISITIETESILFWLFAISFLVKAPMIPFHTWLPEVYRNSPIGAVVAGVLLKMATYALVRFNIGLFPSASLEYAPLIAGFAVFGILYGAIIALRETDLRLVIAYSSISHLGFLLLGIFALTEVSLQGAILQMMNHGLSTALLLYLASMIQLRGGSLQLDEYGGLKKSAPFLSLFFLLASLSSIGLPGLNGFIGEFLILTGSFYSIATKSGVFSVLAALGVILSAAYMLRPIKKIFYGELNGDWEKKFADLTPREMALASILTLLIIWIGVYPKPFLKFSAETTHEIVSKVSKAQLTLQSPTKAQ from the coding sequence ATGAGTCGTTTTTTGCTTTCGCAGATAATTGCTGCACCGCTTTTCCTATCCTTGCTTCTATTCTTATTACCAAAAAATCAGAAAAACAGTTCAGCGAGATTCGTCGCTTTGATGATTTCATTGGTGCCATTGGTTATGACCCTAATTTTGGTTATTGCCTTTGAACCCGCCGGAGGTTTTCAATTTGTTGATGAAGGACTTTATCATTGGCTTGGCGAACGAACAGATATCAAATACCTTATTGGTTTAGATGGGTCTTCAATGCTCCTTTTTTTATTTTCAACCATTGTATTCCCGTTGGTTATTCTTGGCAGTTGGGAGGAAGGAAAAGACAAGCCCCGAGAGTTTTTTTTCTTTCTGCTTTTTTTAGAAACAGCAGTCTTAGGAATTTTTGCTTCATTAGATCTTTTTCTTTTTTACATGTTTTGGGAGGCAATGCTTATCCCGATGTATTTCTTAATTGGAATTTGGGGAAATGATAAAAGAGAAAAAACGGCTTTACAGTTTATTCTTTTCATGCTAACCTCTTCACTTTTAATGCTCATTGGCATTATTTATCTAGGCTACTTGGGAGGGTTACAGAACGAGGGAATTTTTACAACCGATTACCGAAAATTACAAGGCATTTCAATAACAATTGAAACAGAATCAATTCTTTTTTGGCTCTTTGCGATTAGTTTTTTGGTAAAAGCGCCGATGATTCCATTTCATACGTGGCTCCCGGAAGTGTATCGCAATTCGCCGATTGGGGCTGTCGTGGCGGGCGTTTTGCTCAAGATGGCGACTTATGCTCTTGTACGATTTAATATTGGTCTTTTCCCTTCTGCCTCTTTAGAATATGCCCCGTTGATTGCAGGGTTTGCAGTGTTTGGAATTCTTTATGGGGCAATTATTGCACTTCGTGAAACTGACCTTAGATTAGTGATAGCCTATTCCTCAATCAGTCACCTTGGGTTCTTATTGTTAGGCATATTTGCTTTAACTGAGGTTTCGCTTCAGGGTGCAATATTGCAAATGATGAATCACGGTCTTTCAACAGCCCTTTTACTTTATTTAGCATCAATGATTCAATTGCGGGGTGGAAGTCTTCAGTTGGATGAATATGGTGGGCTTAAGAAAAGTGCGCCGTTTCTTTCACTCTTTTTTTTATTGGCATCACTTTCCTCAATTGGTCTTCCCGGCTTGAATGGATTTATCGGCGAATTTTTGATTTTAACGGGGTCGTTTTATTCTATTGCTACGAAGTCTGGGGTTTTTTCGGTTCTTGCAGCACTTGGGGTCATCCTTTCGGCCGCTTATATGTTACGCCCAATAAAGAAAATTTTTTATGGAGAGCTTAATGGCGATTGGGAAAAAAAATTTGCAGATCTCACGCCAAGAGAAATGGCATTGGCATCAATTTTAACTCTATTGATTATTTGGATTGGGGTTTATCCAAAGCCGTTTCTGAAATTTTCAGCTGAAACGACACACGAAATTGTGTCTAAGGTGTCAAAAGCGCAGTTAACCCTTCAATCACCTACGAAAGCTCAATAA
- a CDS encoding SDR family oxidoreductase, with protein MCILITGAGKGIGKAIAIEFAKKLQPNRETKLFLTSRTESDLISVKKICESYGAEVDYLVSDLSTTNAAKATFNIAINRFQQINCLVNNAGVGRFKSLFELTEDDYNFTMDTNLKATFFLTQLVFQSMQSAKNGHIFFITSIAAEKPFEQSALYCMSKFGQKGFVEVLRLYAQKCNVRITNVMPGAVFTPMWGEEGIRNEQRMMMPEDIAEPIVQAYYLPTRTSIEEIVLRPIAGDL; from the coding sequence ATGTGCATCCTAATCACCGGGGCCGGAAAAGGCATAGGTAAAGCCATCGCCATTGAATTTGCCAAAAAGCTTCAACCAAACCGCGAAACAAAGCTATTTCTGACTTCAAGAACGGAATCAGATCTTATCTCTGTAAAAAAAATATGCGAAAGTTATGGCGCAGAAGTAGATTATTTGGTTTCCGACCTTTCGACAACCAATGCCGCTAAAGCCACATTTAATATAGCCATAAACCGCTTTCAACAAATTAATTGCCTTGTTAATAATGCGGGTGTTGGAAGATTTAAATCTTTATTTGAACTTACTGAAGACGATTATAACTTCACAATGGATACAAATCTCAAAGCGACTTTTTTTCTAACTCAACTTGTTTTTCAATCAATGCAAAGCGCAAAAAATGGTCATATCTTTTTTATTACTTCCATTGCCGCAGAAAAACCATTCGAGCAAAGCGCTTTGTATTGCATGTCGAAGTTTGGTCAAAAAGGGTTTGTGGAAGTATTAAGACTCTACGCGCAAAAATGTAATGTCAGAATAACAAACGTAATGCCCGGCGCTGTATTTACCCCGATGTGGGGCGAAGAAGGCATAAGAAATGAACAACGAATGATGATGCCGGAAGATATTGCAGAACCCATTGTTCAAGCCTATTATCTTCCAACCCGAACAAGCATTGAAGAAATCGTACTTCGACCTATCGCCGGAGATTTATAA